In Lactuca sativa cultivar Salinas chromosome 5, Lsat_Salinas_v11, whole genome shotgun sequence, the DNA window ctcatttagaccccatcggctaattctcaaccgatctcaaatctaacagtaggaggcgtttagactgttaaatgaccgcgaagaattcgtaactccttcatacggactccgttttcgtctatctttttaccgttgagttcctattaatgagatcttcaactctcatttaggtcgcataagccaaaaaccgctctaactaaaattcgagtttcgggctgtgcactgctaagccgaatgttagaaaaatcataacttcctcatacgaagtcagatttgggcgttctttttatggattttctctgtttaacatattctacgacttttgtttagatcactaaggctaaatcacgctctatcgtaaattcactttttacgcttcccggtgtcgtgctggttttgccgtaaaacttcgacgggccataacttcttcgttataactcggatttaggcgttctttatatgtacggaaaccttgagaaatattatacaacttggttaaaaatatttattctaaataatcttttgtcaaaaagtcgttttcgacccttattgcctctaaattggctagcccggatttgcgggcgttacaattatctcccccttaggatgattacgtcccggaatcatcaacgaaacagggctcgtataatgactccatacatcatcttttcatcctaggtaataattataacttctatattccttcaagtctatctcttagactcaggtctcttagagtcaaattctggAATGGAATATgtcttccttcatggtctaatgtgatataatcacattttaacatgtagcatttctagctaccaacttcttttaacaacgagcacgatacttctattgatcgctttgatttccaTCGTTTGGTTTaattcggacgctacatcaaacttggttctccgaacctcgtaacatacttatcattgtcggactcaattcgatatgaccactagggtcggaataacaatcatcctcttagtcattaccgaaatgatggtaacgacacgcttgaataaaacaaaatcatttactagcttcttggtaaccttgtgactttccctgatccaagtgtgagtcctgtgcttccggtagtatatgcatctactacctttcgcacctactcatactcgtcccaagatGGTTTGTGCTGTTTAACAAATTCACCTTCTCATAGTTAGATATTACAATTCCTTATGATGTCAACACTGTTGAAAGCATTAGTTCTTACTCTTCTTGTTATGTTGATGACAACTGCAAGGGAAATGGAGGTACTGAACTTCACACCTTTGAATGGGAAGGCGATCAGAATAATGTATTCTCATCGAGACCCAAGCGTACGCAAAAGTGGCTCTGGAAACATATTTATCAAGGTATTCACAACAGAAAAACCTTAATCTATTAATCAATGTTTCCACTTTCTTATAGCCTTCTTTACCTACTGACTTGTATGAACAATCTAAACAAAAACAGATTCTTGATAAGGCAATCGACCAAAAGGCCTTACACGGCACATTCTCTACATTTGGCAATATTCTCTCCTGTAGGATTGCGATAGATTCAAGTGGCCAATCAAAGGGGTATGGTTTTGTTCAATACGACTCTGAAGAATCTACACAAAAAGCCATTGAAAAACTGAAGGACATGCTTTTAAATGACAAACAAGTATACATGGGACCCTTTTTGCGCAAACAAGAAAGAGAACTAGTTGTCGACAAGACAAAGTTTACTAATGTCTATGTCAAAAACCTGTCCGAATCAACAACATATGATGATCTAAACAAGACATTTAGTGAATTTGGAACTGTGACAAGTGCTGTTGTGATGAGGGATGCTGAAGGGAACTCCAAATGCTTTGGATTTGTTAATTTTGAGAATGCTGAGGATGCTGGTAAAGCAGTGGAAGGGCTTAATGGTCAGAAATTTGATAACAAAGAATGGTATGTTGGAAAAGCACAAAAGAAATACGAAAGGGAACAGGAATTGAAGCAAAGATTTGAACAGAGTATGAAGGAGGCAGTTGATAAATCACAATCCATACAACTTTAGTTTTTCCATTTTTATGGTCATTGAGGAATCGAAGCAAAGATTTGACaacatattcttttagaatgataaaaaattctttaagaatgttttatattttataaattttatgtaTATTCTTCACAAATGATAACAGATTCTTATAAAATGTAGTATAAAAGGTTatgtatattttttaatttttgtataTATTCTTGTTTTGTGTTATAAAAATGATTCTCATTTTATAGAATATATTAGAGATTGTATTGCAATATATTTTTCTTAAATAATGATAGGTTATTGTCTAATATTCGAGGTATATTCTTTAAGATTACTTAATGGATTCTTTTAGAATCAAAGaatcaaaaaattaattaatgaaaTCATATTCTTTATAGAATGTATTAGAGATTGTATTGCAATATATTTTTCTTAGAGAATGATAGGTTATTGTCTAATAATCGAGGTATATTCTTTAAGATTACTCAATGGATTCTTTTAGAATCAAAGAATCAAAAAACTAATTAATGAAATcgtattcttttagaatgaatgaatcaaaatatgtgttGAATGCagccattttataaaaaaatctgatttaatttaaatacatTGAATAAAATATGAGATTTGATttaattttcattaattaatttaaCTTACTTGCCTAAAATGTAGATAATTCTCATTTCTCTTTCTTTAGTAAATGTCATATTTTCCTTTATActtaattaaatgtaattatataGTATATGCTAGTCCATGTAAATAAGATGTACCCTAAGATCATAACATTTCATTATTTTAATCTAATGGTTAAGATTtggtcatacattcacacaatatttgtGATTCATATttgatcctaaccctatatatatatatatatatatatatatatatatatatatatatatatatatatatatatatatatattaacttataatattataaagtataagggttgaattttaacttttaaaattgtagggattggaactaaagtttactagatgactttacatgttccaaaacttgagggcaagttttgtaactttacaaaacctttcaattCACAACTCATGGGTtgttaaaatgaagactcttcatttttgtaacttatgtgttcttttaatggatttaatacaaaatgacttttggttatccataacttgaggacaagttatggactccagtaaaacacataaagatcatgaattaagcattaaacaagtaattcctatgatctatcaagaactcataagaacatgaatattcatataaaaatttcaagaacatatgagcacatataatcatgtaattttgatattagccattgtaaatggattagaacaaccattacaccatctaaaacaagttttataacaccaaaacagtttagggtaatgtttctagtccatttccagcagcaaaaatcgaaaatctgcactctgcctagccaaatcgtcgagtgcaagaaGCAACTCaccaagttggttgaagattcacttggactcgttgagtccccccatggactaagcgagtcccctgtgcagacagcaagaaattcaacttttttcactattttgcatcaattatcaaacaaacaagcctagtctctaatacaactgaagggttttgagcattctaacactcctaaggtgtacatgcaaccctataaaccttggatctatgtttgaataagatacatgcaaaattgattttccaaggttcataatcctatctagcacaCATGGGGATCTTTAATCATAAAAGCTTGCTAGAAATATATACCTTGAAGTGATTTGGAtaccttgaaaccttgtgagactagcaccccaagtgtgatgcctcaaatgtctcacacaacacaaagtgcacttggaataaacttgagagatatGTAGAACACTTAGAATTCGACTTGCCCTCCTTTTTTCTCTTAAGTGTCGATTTTGGTGTGTAACAtgaagcttatatagtgtgttacaattaggttacaccatgtaaaccctaattgtcatgacctttcatttccatgacccatgggttatataaccaccatggagcatcctatgggttttagcccaacttgataatccatggagcattagcccactatacaagtatgagtgatttacacaatcaacccttatatttaattagtattcttttgatcacttaattaattccaaattaattcttgatcaatactaattaaataatactattaatatattagaacttataatatattaataaaccttaagtgctatttatttcattttagtctatctaaatgcatgttgccatgcaacccaaatggaccatgacaaaccgggtcaagtacataccagaaatagttgtggacttagacaccttatccaacatggaggtagtgctcaagacgattgAGCTTATACAACAAGTTAGACAGAGATTGGTGACGGTTCAGAGCTGCCACAAGAGTTATGCGGATCAACGACGCTCTGAGCTAGAGTTCCAGTTGGGGGATTTGGTGCTTTTGAAGGTGTTAGACTAGAAGGATgttatccgcttcaggaagaggggcaagctgggccccaggtttatTGGCCTTTTCCGAGTTTTGGCCCACATGGGCAAAGTGGCTTAGCAGTTAGAGTTGCCAGAGGAGTTGaggcagattcatgataccttccacgtctcccaattgaggaagtgtatagtttTCGAgacaacttgtaacacccaaaatcagaaagactaagaaaggaaaggaaaaccctaagtcaagaggtcaactcgtcgattccataggtgaacttgacgagtcggagcgggatccgggttatggaataagtgaccgactcggcgagtcggcaagtggactcggcgagtcggcaattGGACTCGGAGGAGTTgaggcaccctatttaaaggaccttatgtcctaTCCTCAGCGCCCCCTTGTCGGCCAACAACTTCTTTAAgcgattccaaaccctaatttgagtaaGAAGAGGAGGAAAGTGAGCTTGGGGCTTTTGCAAGAGGAAGGTTCGGAGGATTTGACCACTAAAGAGTTGGAGGATTCAACTCTTTGGTTGTGagcatcagtttgaaggtaacaatcGGTAACCttgcctttgttgcttctagatcttctcatggatgatgttttggggccattttggtatgataAGAAGCCTTTTCAAGTTAGAAGTCCATacctgaggttgctacttcagatcttgGTGTGTCTTAGCCCAGAGACCCATTAAGTATCAATTTTTGGTGTGTTGGTAAAGCATGTTTGCCCCaatccctagccctagagtgttttaagcctatagctccttggtttcacgtaaagtttgcaactttacgtaaggaatagacTTTAGAAAAgtagatctacaagatggagcccctacatggctcgacaagccactgtatggattaagaactgaagcaactcggcgagtcacatgggtggactcgacgagttggatgaagataggcaggaactcgatgagttggaagaacaactcggcgagtctgttcaatatttccatggactcgtcgagtctgttcttggactcgacgagttggatcgcagaACCTCAACTTTTTTTGGTTAAGACTTaaatcggtgagttgagtggtgactcagtgagttaggcCGAATGTGACttagagatcgttgaactcgacgagtcggcggggtgactcggcgagttgagggtaTTGTGAGAGTTTCAGAGCAtaaggactcggcaagtcaacggtttgactcggcgagtggagtcagtcaataagtttgactttgaccaggacttttgAATTTGACAAGAGTGGACTTAGTTGGCTTCTAGAGTTCTGTTTGGATCTAAGTGTTATGtacattgatattggtagctcggggagctagtggagcagcagtttagAGAATTGTCGGTCAACagtcagagggttatcagcaaaagTTCAACAgtccaggtgagtttcccttttgtgtgaatgggtctacggccaaattgccgacccatgtagttatgagtaggaagacccaggggttagccctagtcACTGTCTGcttgtatgatattcaggaccaaggtccaatgtcgggagggtgcccaaggaatggtttgcatgatagagtatacttgttgtctgtgtgatgcatgtatgtgcttggtagggaggtgagtgtgggcgaggtcctgtatctcaccaatagcagagtatggacggcGTTCCATATCTCGTTAGTAGCAGAGCAGGGACAAGGCCTGAGATAGgtatggagtgagtgtgggcggggacccgtatctcacttacagtAGGAGCTTGGACAGGGTTCCATGACTCGTTAGTAAACTggataggggcgaggcccaagacaggtgaggccttaggacaggaataCAGTAGGGTGTGTttagttatgtgttatatgttattttgtattatgtggaTAGCGGGAGGGGCCCAGAGACAGACGGGGCCTAaaagaaacagatctgtatccgagcggggtttgaagccaggcggggcctggagcggcggggccgttgtagcgggcgaagcccggaatagcgggcgtggcccagtattgtaacgaccgaaaaattccaaccaatttaaacttttcaaaaacaacccgatttcattaaattattacaaaaaggttttcaatacaattaaattaaagtattcccagaatcacatcacaacataaatatgaggagcggtacaatcacgccttcgccttgccacggtctcctgaagaacctgaaaaacataaaaccacaactgtaagcccgaaagcttagtgatatatccccaaaataccaaccacatataccgtacacgcataacatgccatatcatatccgatcacagaacaaccatgcagttcgggtctactgtgtgactggtccgccgcaccggccaacagtccacctggtccaccctccgagtctagccatatacatcgagtctgcagtgtgattggtccgcccgcaccgggccttcaatccacttggtccactctccgagtctagccatatacatcgagtctgtagtgtgattggtccgcccgcaccgggccttcaatccacctggtccactctctgagtctacagtatgactggtccgcccgcaccgggccttcagtcggcctggtccactctccgagcctcggcacgtctggtccgccctcttggggcctacagcctatccggaccgcttgctgggccttcgggacagccggtccgccctaggtatcttggcctacagcacaaagcaggacccgcctcaacccaactccagtacaaaccaccatgtgcacataaacatacaatcatataacaattcacagtgaACAAACCTATCAAACAGATCacctaacatatcatcatcctaaccaggataccgacctaaccggtcactagcataacatcaccctacatcttaggataccgacctcaaccaggtctctaacatataccatcctagctaccaggatgcaacatatcaaagcaataccataacaacaaatacccggatctcaatccaataaagggtcggccttggtgccttagaccctgttgatatagtgaggataactcacctcgaaattgccgactgaacagataaacccaagctactccaaccactgatacgatctccaacactggccaacaccaagacactgaactcaaaacaatattcaaaaattaccaaaatgcccctggaaaatagctggtcaacccttggccaaagccaacccctgaccgactctactcgccaagtcatcccaatgactcgccgagtccacatacaCAGAATCTCCCCCATccgcgacttaactcgccgagtcaccccaagactcgtcgagtccagcaactctgagtcctttctcactcgactcaccgagtcacagctcaaccagaagaaatttggacctcacgaccagactcgccgagtccaagaacagactcgccgagtctaaggctatcttcaacctactcgctgagttgttcttccaactcgccgagttctagacCATCTTcaagaaactcgccgagttcacctttGTGattcgccgagtgcctctagatctcatcccaaacagaaccttccgggccatgcaattgatccaaaacgtagatctagcctcctacaacccatccatcacgtaaagtggaaaactttacgtgaatccaaagagatctaggcatttcacactttagggctagggtttgggacatgatggcttcactaatcactcaagaatagggactttaatgcactttaGACCTCCTCCACTCcatatctgaggtagcaacctcagatctactcttcaaACTCAAGATACCCCAAGCTAAACCTCCCATACATTCCAAGAATAATGAATCTAGAaaaataacagcccaagaacgagataatacctcaaaaggaagccccaacagcaatgaaatccgaatctaagcaaagctccttgctccaagcctcctaactctcgAAAATCTTCCTCCAATTCTCTTCTCCAAGGCTCAATTGCACTCAAAACCTTCACAATCGCATTTCttgggttttctggacttcaagagaagGAAAGGAGGCTAGGGAGAggatataatgtcctttatatagggctcatcctccgaaattagggttttctccactcagcgccaactcgccgagtccagccgctgactcgccgagtcagccacttaacacgcgaccaaaatcgcgaccctactcgccgagtccactcgtggactcgccgagttgccctttccaatttactcttttagcccttcaacttcgctcttgatattccgggatgttacaattctcccccacttaaattaggtttcgtcctcgaagcctgcggcaactcaactccagaaaTACTCCCGCAACTCTAGaaataaccctgaaccaccgggttcCTGATCCGAGCCCAACTTTATCCACACCCTGCTGACAGAAtgacacattcttcagcctcagagcaactccgatgagttctcctcttgcaatcgcatgcacatgctgaactagccctagaactctcgggttgggaaaacccgtcacacttacgacatctccaaacatcccctaggatgaaccaccactacatacacaattccctgatcagaatcacactgggatcccaagactccctccctgcatcccttccgagcctcttggctctatacccgcggaattccttccgcgacctcagcagacatcctaAACTGGATGTGATCCCATACCACCGCCGCAATCACGTTGCTCAATGACCGCAATTGGACAactccaatcataactctgcgctgctgctttcacttccatgaatttacactccctctcggagttacctTCCTCTCTTTttcccttaccaaggaaatccacttagCCGCCTAGTTACTACGACAAGTGCCACTGTGCtcacccaacgctacaccactcctttatagcataaccgctatccatgcaacacacatgctctaaatctgctcgcaaggactctcgagtccatgcactatctccactaatcaagatcaatacccggggccagaccttctaatgttaacacatcgcaacatactcaatccatttcctcgaaccgatctaacaataccttcagagtcttcagcatgactggaccgccttaccaggccttcagccaatctggaccactctcagaaccttcagccaatctggaccgccctccagtgccttcagtctggctggaccattctccgagccttcggcctgacttgtacgcctaccggccttcagtctatccggaccgctcaaccagCATTCATCACTCTgagttatctctccgggaaaCCCTCCTATGCAAACTGTTCTAGCCCtataggggttccgaactctttCTCCATCATACATAAtcgatcccggcctgatcccaggccctccacaatcaaattccctaggtctgtatcccgccccgcatgcctgccacttactcataccagcctacgctctgggctgacagaaccctgctgaatcccaaacagctaaacaacctcacatgctcatcgatcttctggagaattttccaattctcccccacttatagcactgattaacaatcaccggtcgccatcaccgacctccctcaacaaccTTA includes these proteins:
- the LOC111892894 gene encoding polyadenylate-binding protein 2 — its product is MSTLLKALVLTLLVMLMTTAREMEVLNFTPLNGKAIRIMYSHRDPSVRKSGSGNIFIKPSLPTDLYEQSKQKQILDKAIDQKALHGTFSTFGNILSCRIAIDSSGQSKGYGFVQYDSEESTQKAIEKLKDMLLNDKQVYMGPFLRKQERELVVDKTKFTNVYVKNLSESTTYDDLNKTFSEFGTVTSAVVMRDAEGNSKCFGFVNFENAEDAGKAVEGLNGQKFDNKEWYVGKAQKKYEREQELKQRFEQSMKEAVDKSQSIQL